From the Lathyrus oleraceus cultivar Zhongwan6 chromosome 3, CAAS_Psat_ZW6_1.0, whole genome shotgun sequence genome, the window GGGCAATCTGTTAGCTCAAATTTTCGACGCCCACCCCAAATTACTAATTGAAAAATATGCATAGCTGGTTTCGACCAGCTGGAGGTAGACCGACTTAGCTGATTGGATAAAGATCAAGCTCATAGCTGAAATTTCGGAGCAGTTCCTTGAGAAGTGGTTATAAAACGGTTTTCGATcagaaatttgaaatttaaataaaggAGGGAAGTTCACCTTCGTCAAAAACCGCAAGAACACACGTGGAGCGGGGTGAAAGAATGCACGCTATggcggtaaattcatgatcatcaagctatgaataaTCTAGACATCAATTAAACGAGAGTCGGTAgcgcgcttttattatttccaagggaaaagggaaaagaatgaacaaaacccaagaataagaagttttcaaatcaaaattaataaaatgctagagattacatgtaaagggattggttacacagagggaaggtgttagcacccaaagtgtcctaggtactcctagggaaccctttcttgtgtgtatatgtgtttttgtacaaatgatgtttgcaaataaaaagagtgtggggatgagaaaagaattcattaattatatttttgtgtttgacaagaccttcggacttgtgcctacgtaccaacataaaaataagggatcaaaacctcgtagttcgtgatatcaatttcaaagtgagtgcattgcttttaacaaaaatttaagtttgaaaggcacaaaggcctaaaaatggtttgaatgagtgttagttctttttgccttttgaaattttaagtcaaacatagttaagttcatttacaactttgattaagaaaatgagtttgaaaattcaatggcataaggccaaagtttctagtttgcaaaaatggtcaaagtttagaaatcaacaagcacaagcaaacaagacttttaaaaggagggagagattttgaaattaaataagtggggaggagatgaagagactaatccaacaggttgcaatccaatagacaagaatgtcatatagaaagttgagagttgaaaagtTGAGAGACAAaaatagacaagaatgtcataaaatttaaaagttgagagacaaaaatagacaagaatgtcataaaatttaaaagttgagagacaaaaatagacaagaatgtcataaaatttaaaagttgagagttgaaaagatctaaccaatgtgctgcaatccaatagataagaatgtcatatagaaacccaaattttccttggacttttgaatcaagcaacaaataatatacaaatagcaagttgaagagcaaggcatcaaataaagatagccacatacaagcttagcaactccatgatcttcttcaagtttgcccatgtagcagatgaatttcaagatgtcacaaatcacaggttcaatATAAAAGCTTCTccatgatcatgttgcagatgaactcagatggatcttcaatgatgtatcagatggagtttcaaatttcaagcacttggttacatgaaaattggcattggtcaagtcctttgcatagggagtgttgcctaaattctaagtccaattgtctcagatcaaaccaacaatccacacaagatatttttttgggtttttattcttattatgtacattaatggtcaaggaccacacaaacaaacacaatatacacaaacaaaatatatcaccaaatatggtccaagtggacaaagtgaaaataacattaacataaacaatttgaatggtatgaataataacaaatgaataaagctcaaaaattaaattgcattaaaaataaatgacttgaaattaaatgttagttgttaatgagttagaagttagtattgcttttgctttgcttttgttttaagtcattctttggagaacactcaacccacttatcacaagcgtggatccttaaaccaagacatctttcaaaggaaggaaaaaaggccaagtttccacataataccatgaaagaggggagacttacaatctcactaactagaatgatatgccttttgtgtcaaaatttagcgttgtgttaagcaatcgtaattggacttatatagaagtcacaactatttgaggtcgggcaatagaattttggtgttaatgcatgttagagatatagtatgatgaactatgctcatgaaacataccacacacaaaaagaatatgcaaagtgggggacctaatctcatccatacttatgttgattttgtaatcaactagccttaggatattaaGATATCATAGGTCCAAGACATGAATGCATAgagaaggggaatgagatgaagagggaaagggaatgaatcaaacacaaattggacaaaggaggacttttaccaagttaagatcattcattcattttgggagatggaatgtacattccattaatcccctaCAATTCAGTTACCTTCTCTCCACAAGATTTCATTTGATCGGTCAACAACACCCATCTTAAAAATAATTATGCAatttcttcatcatcattcatctATGTATTCTCATATTGTTTCTTCAAAGATTACAACCTCACTTTCTTCAATTTCTCATCACCTTCATACATCTTCTTGATTCGTAGGTGTATCCCATGCACCCTTAGTTGTTTCTTAATCTATGATCTTCTTAAAGATGCTTGGATCCACATATTGATGGATCAATAACATGCATTTTCCATATTTTTTGCTCAATTTGCAATGACCAGTCTTTTACGCTTCTGTTACATTGGCTTCCCACATTGAGAACCCACCATTCACGATTTCAAGCATCTTAAAATCTAAATATGACATTCATTTGTGTGCACCATCTATCATAATGTCCCCTTTTAAACACAGGTAAATTTGCAGGAAATTGATTATTACTTGTGCTTTCATTTTCTATTGATGGAAGTTTGGATTGAACCGGTGCTCTAGTACCAACTTCTATTGATGGAAGTTTGGATTGAACTTGTGCTTCCATTTTCTATTGAAGGTAATTGACATAAAGATGATATATGAAATACACAAGTAATTGACATAAAGATGATATATGAAATTAGAGTGAAGAGAGAGAGTTTCTTTTCAATTGATCTATATGAGCTGTGATTACAAACATGTATTATATACTACTTTTTAATAACCTCAAATAAAACTAGTAATAACCACATATAAAATTAGTTATAATTATTTAATCATCTTATAACTAACTTCTAATTTTTAAGTGAATTACACATCTAATAAAGAGCTCATTTTACAATTTCACCAATCATTTCGGACTTTTTTAAATTTTAAAGCGAGAGAAAATTAAATATAAGATATGTTATTTGAACACATATTAATAGGCATTTTAGTGTAGATGCAAGAGAAGGAGGTAGATATACCAAAGTGTGGGCAAGTGTCCCCAGTAACAATTTAATTGTCCCCATATCTATAATATACTACTAAacatattttttaaataatatagTATCTTTTCTTAATTTATATTAAGATATGTTGAATAATTTTCACTTGAACATAATATGGCAGTGTATAGATAGTATATTATTTTATAATATAATAATTTATTAATGAATAATAATTTTATAAAAcattttctaatttcttttttatataataattatcatatttttaaaatatataattttttaaaaaaacttatattaaaagcaaagaaaatatagtatataattaaaatataatagATTATTTATATCATAAGAACATAATTGATTATATAGTGaaaatatattataaaatatatataaaatagtataatatttaaatataattttaattatatataaaattataaaataacaatgtatatcaattaaattgttttttaatattatttaaatTATCTCCACGGTAAAATAGTTCTGCTTGATAGACACTGTATAAATAAAATAGTTTGGGTTGGTAAATTGAAAAACTAAAACTTGAAAAAATATCACAATCGCAGAGATATATGTAATGGGTGTTCAATTTTGTGTTTATTAAACTTTACCGTAAATACATCCAAAATAAATAATGACTCTACCAGAAAAGTTAAAATAATAACTTGTGGTTTTACTTCTTGAGATTTGACATAAAATTCGATACACATCAAATAAACACGTATATAATTCTCCAAAGTGACGAATATTTTTGCGTCAATAACCATCTCATTATCTTATGAGATTACACAAAATCCAAAACTGAAACTCAAACAATAACCAAAGCCACTTCAACCAGCCTCTAAACACATTATCCTCGGGTATAAACCTCGGGTGACAACTCAACAATTACTCTAAACGGCCTTCTCGGACACCCAATCGATTCAGATAAATACGAACTACCCTCACCCGATTCTTCTGAACCCGAAACAGAACCCAGTTCAATTTTAGACTCAACCGTTACCGGTTGGACCAAACCTCGGCAGAGAGGGCAATTAGAGTGAGAAGCAAACCACGCGTCGATACAGTAGGAATGAAAAACATGGTTACAGTTTGGGAGCGTTCGACATTCATCGCCGTCGGTATACTCCGACAAACAGATAGCACAGTCGTGGAGAGTACAGCGGGTGGCGGAGGAAGAGTAAGTGAAGATGGGAAGGGATTTGAGAACGGAAGTGTCAAGACGTTGTTTTCTGAACGTGGGAGCCGTAAGAGAATTTGTAGAACGTAGACTGCGGTGACGAAAATGGCGGAGGTAGAAGCAAGTGTGAAGGAGGACGAGGAGGATTATAAACAAAAGGATGGAAGAACCTATCATATCATTGCGGATAAGGGCATAGTTTTCTTTAAAGGCGGGTTCCGAAACCATGACAGAAAATAAAGTGactttataaaataaataatagtAATAAGGTTTTCATGAAAATGCTTAAATCtaatgttatatatatatatatatatatatatatatatatatatatatatatatatatatataatggtTGACGTATGTGTGAAATCTAtcccatatatatatatatatatatatatatatatatatatatatatatatatatatatatatatatatatatatatatatatatatatggttgaCGTATGTGTGAAATCTATCCCATCCATCTAGATAGATATAAAATAAGAATTAAATTTAATTGAATTCATTTCTATTTTATAAAAATGATTGAAGATGGAAGTTTATTATATGTGTCACCGAATTTGACTCTATACTATATAAAGGTTTTGGATAATTATTTATGATATTATAATTATTAATATAGTGGTTGTGATACACTaacaattaaaaaaattatattaataatGTATATTAGTATTATAattttttcttgaaaaataaaagttaaattaaatatattaataaatgaataataatttaataataaataatCATAAAACATACGTACATAATAACATTTGTTAATTTTTCTAAAATGTGTCATAAAATCTTATAAATAGAAATGGAGTGAGTATTACATTTGTTTCTAAGTATAAGCtgattttatatataatatactTAAACTATAATTTGAATTTATATATAAATAATtatagttttttatattcaataTGTTTATAGttattaattaaaaattatttaaataaaacaGGAAATATATTTAATGATTTAAAAATTGATTTATGATTaagacaaaaaaaattcaaatgagTAATTATATTTGACGATTTTTGAATAATTATATTTGTAACAACTTTTTTGTTCTTTATTAAGCTTTTGTGGATTCTTCACATTTTAATAAATCTGAAATTAATTCAATTATCATAATTAGCCATGTTTATCAGCCACATTTTCTTATGATTTTTATTAGTATTATTTTTCATTACTGATGTTGACTTATTGTCCATCTTTCATCCTTTTAAATTGGAGTAATTAGTCCATACATTATATTTATGACAAAAAGTTTATTATTTAGATTCATTCAATATAATCTATGTAAATTATATAACGTCtaaatatattaattattcaATGCATATTAAAGTAAATTTGTTTCTTATCAATACATATGGTTATTGGTTGGTTATTCGTTATTGGTTAGAGATTATGAAGAGCCACCAGTTATTTCCTATTTTTGAAAACCCATTTAGATACATGTAGTTATTGATTTTTGGATGAGTATCAATATTATTTTCTtactatttttattatttttcacTTTTAATAAATATTTGGTACTAAATTATTCATTTTATCATATTAATAGATCGttaattttatttgtattatatatttaaatatttattattcaCTTTAAATAAAAAAGATCTTCATGCAATAACAAAATAACGAATAAAAAATAGAGGAAATATTTTTCTTCTTGGTTTTTTATATATACAAAAACAATTAGTAGAGTTCTTATTTTAAgtataattaattattttttctCTAGAATAAATATCAGAATATTATTgataaattaataattaatattgtattaaattttaaaaataacaacaaaataaaatattttttataaatacAACTACTAAAAACGAATGGAAATTATTTTGATCAGGAACTTGAATTTGATGCAGTTGATAAGTCGAATATCTTTAATTGATGGTGTTGATCTTCGAAACGCTGGTGCAGGGTGGAGCTGCAAGATTAATACTCCCACATCCAAGTCAATTTAAGATTCAAGATGAGTATAGTGAAGATTGGAGATTAGAGAATGTACCATATTTTTCGTGTGACTTTTATATCTTTGGGCAAATGGAGTGATTTGAGATGAATTTGGTGGAGCCTAAAAACCCGGGGACATGGACGGGAACCCCACCCTTGGACGGGAACGGTTCCTAGTGATGTTGAAGACTTAGGGAAGCTCCTTTCAACTGGGACGGGTAACAATAAGCTTGGAAGTTACACTGACTCCCTTCGATTGGGATTGGTAACGACAAAGTTGATTAGTTACATAAACTTCCCACAATTAGGACGAGTAATAGAAAAGCTTGATGGTTATGCCAATTCCCACC encodes:
- the LOC127129751 gene encoding RING-H2 finger protein ATL64-like codes for the protein MVSEPAFKENYALIRNDMIGSSILLFIILLVLLHTCFYLRHFRHRSLRSTNSLTAPTFRKQRLDTSVLKSLPIFTYSSSATRCTLHDCAICLSEYTDGDECRTLPNCNHVFHSYCIDAWFASHSNCPLCRGLVQPVTVESKIELGSVSGSEESGEGSSYLSESIGCPRRPFRVIVELSPEVYTRG